The following is a genomic window from Methanomassiliicoccus luminyensis B10.
AACGTGAGCGCATGAATCACACCATAGTGCATTTCGACATCCCCGCCAACGATGTGGAGAAGGTCAGGAAGTTCTACGCCGGCGTGTTCGGCTGGAAGACCGTGGACATCCCCCAGATGAACTACATAATGTTCCAGACCGTGCCCACCGACGAGAAGGGCATGATCCTGGAGCCCGGCCTCAACGGGGGGCTGTACAAGAAGGATTCCGAGAACCAGAAGCCGGTCAACTATATCCAGGTCGAGTCGGTCGACGAGTACGTCAACAAGGCCGTGAAGGCCGGCGGCAGGGTGGTGCAGCCGAAGGAGCACATCCCCGCGGTGGGGGACGTCGCAATCATCGCCGACCCCGAGGGGAACGCGGTGGGCCTGATACGGCCGGACGAAATGTGAGCCGGGCAAACGGCCTCCGATCAGACCGCGTTGCCAGGTTCTTGCTAAAAAAAAGTATGGAAAGTATACAAGAGTAGGGACTTTTCATATATACATGCGAAAGGAAACTGCCAGCACACCGATCGTGGCGCAAGCTGGATAAGTGACGGCCGCGTTCACCGTTAGATATGCTGGAGATCGACGGCTCGTACGGCGAGGGAGGGGGGCAGA
Proteins encoded in this region:
- a CDS encoding VOC family protein: MNHTIVHFDIPANDVEKVRKFYAGVFGWKTVDIPQMNYIMFQTVPTDEKGMILEPGLNGGLYKKDSENQKPVNYIQVESVDEYVNKAVKAGGRVVQPKEHIPAVGDVAIIADPEGNAVGLIRPDEM